The following proteins are co-located in the Fusarium verticillioides 7600 chromosome 7, whole genome shotgun sequence genome:
- a CDS encoding hypothetical protein (At least one base has a quality score < 10), which produces MPPWLQEGDAQGFSPWSGSVPTTALSLEPRRVKQFTMAALTPHQTYVIHIATLTVASISILATIITSFWFFRMRRSFRHDLIMLLIYSDMFKSFWLLIFPAVELVAGKIETTETFCQVSGFFLALSIEASDVSVALISVHTALYIFRGEQGLYPYRKAAYALAAIVPVVMASLAFIESPGYINTGQFCYLPFNPMWKRLALSWIPRYMAFTVILCLCIGVYVYVRVLMRRFGSGNDSSKNTLSKMSGLESLDPLHQGITTVPPTPTIKSHGLIPSSNPSRRNSFTVSEDRTTRPPLVAFNSFHLDMPGSTHPSRLHSARLGRRGSTQMWMANFGTDLTSQSEQAEVDSQNSTGTTRCGSDDVIAPATAHTKPELVHQTPLPDVVSPSYTIQTDFFHRSDGSVPSRPPSIPNLFAILRRTPDSPRSNDNNLVLTQSDFNAPGTVKSREKILRQLRLLFIYPIVYVAIWILPFIVQLTGYGRGAPYPMRLASIIFLCFHGLADAVVFSLKEKPWRHSQAFKRINVQFWKRRQEVPDVGERVGRTREEMTLDSRFAKKRRQQEQADWEMDRQACNEARKAARAAPQWWDADE; this is translated from the exons ATGCCTCcctggcttcaagaaggcgATGCCCAGGGCTTTTCGCCATGGTCAGGTTCAGTTCCAACGACGgctctcagcctcgagccACGTCGAGTAAAGCAGTTCACCATGGCTGCTCTTACGCCCCATCAGACATATGTCATTCATATTGCGACTCTCACCGTCGCCTCGATCAGTATACTTGCGACAATAATAACCTCCTTCTGGTTCTTTCGAATGAGGCGGAGTTTCCGCCATGA CCTCATCATGTTACTCATTTATAGTGATATGTTCAAGAGTTTCTGGTTACTCATCTTCCCCGCCGTGGAACTCGTCGCTGGCAAGATTGAAACGACTGAGACCTTTTGTCAAGTCAGCGGATTCTTCCTTGCTCTCAGTATAGAAGCCTCTGATGTTTCGGTCGCTCTCATCTCAGTACATACTGCGTTATACATCTTCCGTGGAGAGCAAGGCCTCTACCCATATCGAAAGGCGGCCTACGCTCTCGCCGCCATTGTACCGGTTGTGATGGCTTCCTTAGCATTTATCGAAAGCCCCGGCTACATTAACACTGGCCAGTTCTGCTATCTACCGTTCAACCCGATGTGGAAGAGACTGGCGCTTTCTTGGATTCCTCGCTATATGGCTTTCACTGTTATTCTCTGCCTATGTATAGGCGTATACGTTTACGTtcgagtgttgatgagacgATTCGGCTCCGGGAATGACAGTTCGAAGAATACTCTTTCAAAAATGTCCGGTCTTGAGAGTCTCGATCCCTTGCACCAAGGAATCACTACTGTACCACCGACTCCTACGATAAAATCCCATGGTCTAATTCCTTCTTCGAACCCTTCACGGCGCAATTCTTTCACCGTGTCTGAAGATCGGACAACAAGGCCTCCACTCGTCGCATTCAACTCTTTCCATCTGGACATGCCTGGATCGACGCATCCTAGCAGACTTCATTCGGCACGGCTGGGGCGAAGAGGATCGACTCAGATGTGGATGGCTAACTTTGGTACCGATCTAACATCTCAGTCTGAGCAGGCAGAAGTTGATTCACAAAACTCAACGGGAACTACTCGCTGTGGTTCAGACGATGTGATCGCCCCTGCTACCGCCCATACAAAACCTGAGCTTGTCCACCAAACGCCTCTTCCTGATGTTGTCTCACCATCATATACTATACAAACCGACTTCTTTCATCGCTCTGATGGCAGCGTTCCTTCTAGACCGCCATCTATCCCTAATCTCTTCGCCATACTCCGTCGCACACCAGACAGTCCACGcagcaacgacaacaacCTCGTCTTGACTCAGAGCGACTTCAACGCCCCTGGTACTGTCAAGTCACGCGAAAAGATCCTGCGACAACTCCGGTTACTATTCATCTACCCAATAGTCTACGTCGCCATCTGGATCCTGCCCTTCATCGTACAACTCACCGGATATGGACGAGGAGCTCCATATCCCATGAGACTAGCCAGCATAATATTCTTATGTTTCCACGGCTTAGCAGATGCCGTGGTCTTCTCTCTAAAAGAGAAACCTTGGAGGCACAGCCAGGCTTTCAAGCGCATCAACGTCCAGTTTTGGAAAAGACGACAAGAAGTGCCCGATGTTGGTGAAAGGGTCGGACGCACAAGAGAGGAAATGACACTCGATTCTCGATTCGCGAAAAAGAGACGACAGCAGGAACAAGCCGACTGGGAGATGGATCGTCAGGCTTGCAACGAGGCCCGCAAAGCAGCGAGGGCAGCTCCCCAGTGGTGGGATGCCGATGAGTAA